A genome region from Anopheles stephensi strain Indian chromosome 2, UCI_ANSTEP_V1.0, whole genome shotgun sequence includes the following:
- the LOC118503094 gene encoding lysophospholipid acyltransferase 5, with the protein MINPVEALASVSGASAPAIRLILSVLFAYPIGLLYRQLKGGSTLRNLYIASTGLSIVAFNYGTDIYHSLLAVAVSFLCNAFLGKSSLLVPVSFSYHMGYLLIGYYYTTSDTYDIKWTMPHCVLVLRLIGLAFDLSDSRKKEADGKADAKCIPAPSLLELIAFTYFPATVLVGPQFSFLRYQRFVAGAYEPHTQNAPAYAMKKFLQGVFYLVVNQVGTQYVSDAYLMSPEYEQESLFMKHIYLGCWGRITLYKYISIWLLAEGAAVIYGLTYIDAKPGDREYCSDELSGCSNIKVGVFENTSKYGHYVESFNVQTNTWVANYVYKRLRFLNNRMLSHLGALFFLAIWHGFHSGYYITFLLEFMVIRMEKEVEPIFARSEKLQQLLQQQPLLRALVFVGLKFYTIVWAGWCLVPFVFLSFHKWWHIYTVVRFSGFVLFISGNIFLAPLLRAILPRSSSSSSTAKPAQASAAATEVKKDN; encoded by the exons CGACAGCTCAAGGGTGGTTCGACACTGCGAAATCTCTACATCGCCTCCACCGGTCTATCGATCGTGGCGTTCAACTATGGCACCGACATCTACCACAGCTTACTGGCCGTGGCGGTTAGCTTCCTGTGCAATGCGTTCCTCGGCAAGAGCAGCCTGCTCGTGCCGGTCAGCTTCTCCTACCACATGGGATACCTGCTTATCG GCTACTACTACACGACAAGCGACACGTACGACATCAAATGGACGATGCCACACTGCGTGCTTGTGCTGCGCCTGATCGGGCTCGCCTTTGACCTTTCCGACAGCCGGAAGAAGGAAGCGGACGGCAAAGCGGACGCGAAATGCATCCCAGCCCCATCGCTGCTGGAGCTGATCGCATTTACCTACTTTCCGGCGACCGTACTCGTTGGGCCACAGTTTAGCTTTCTGCGCTATCAACGCTTCGTGGCCGGTGCATACGAACCCCACACGCAGAACGCACCGGCGTACGCGATGAAGAAATTCCTGCAGGGCGTGTTCTATCTCGTCGTGAACCAGGTCGGCACGCAGTACGTGTCCGACGCGTACCTAATGTCGCCCGAGTACGAGCAGGAGTCCCTGTTCATGAAGCACATCTATCTCGGCTGCTGGGGACGGATAACGCTGTACAAATACATTTCGATCTGGTTGCTAGCGGAAGGGGCTGCTGTCATTTATG GACTGACGTACATCGACGCAAAGCCCGGCGATCGGGAGTACTGTTCGGACGAGCTGTCCGGGTGTAGCAACATTAAGGTGGGCGTTTTCGAGAACACCAGCAAATACGGCCACTACGTCGAGTCGTTCAATGTGCAGACGAACACGTGGGTCGCCAACTACGTGTACAAGCGTTTGCGCTTCCTTAACAATCGTATGCTGTCGCATCTGGGGGCGTTGTTCTTCCTCGCCATCTGGCACGGTTTCCACAGCGGCTACTACATTACATTCCTGCTCGAGTTTATGGTTATTCGAATGGAGAAGGAG GTGGAACCAATCTTTGCGAGAAGCGAAAAGCTGCAGCAACTActacagcagcaaccactCCTCCGGGCGCTCGTATTCGTCGGGCTCAAGTTCTACACGATTGTGTGGGCCGGCTGGTGTCTCGTGCCGTTCGTATTTCTGAGCTTCCACAAATGGTGGCACATCTACACGGTGGTGCGCTTCTCGGGCTTCGTCCTCTTCATCAGCGGCAACATCTTCCTGGCACCGCTCCTCCGAGCCATCCTCCCAcggtcctcctcctcgtcctccaCGGCAAAGCCGGCGCAAGCCAGCGCCGCCGCAACGGAAGTAAAGAAAGACAATTAA